Proteins found in one Misgurnus anguillicaudatus chromosome 3, ASM2758022v2, whole genome shotgun sequence genomic segment:
- the ercc5 gene encoding DNA excision repair protein ERCC-5 homolog isoform X1, producing MGVHGLWKLLESTGKPINPETLEGKILAVDISIWLNQAVKGVRDRDGNSVQNAHLLTLFHRLCKLLFFRIKPIFVYDGDAPLLKKQTLALRRQRREEMTRESKQTNEKLLRTFLKRQAIKAALGDPSQESIPSLSSVRRDETDDMYVLPALPADEEKDRSSSEEDIEREEDESVQTNSRFQDIYENPDAVDINSEEFSLMPPEIKHEVLKEMKEFNKRRRTLYHKPPERSSDFSQYQLAGLLQRNNLNQRLENVQQEMSHRSSGGVEQQYGEGKHQNVEVRRVVSEDSSHYILIKGSQKAASAVDSRSTPALWSGSPWERKERPKGKPEPLWRPIIDDDNKPSSSSTIPEQVCTEGQQQSEGAPPSPRTLQAIQSAMMDSTSSSDDDDGGGDEAVVTRAQDGCRTTGSERSARSMSPRTLHAIQSAMMDDSELNRKHIIVSSSEDEDKHTAPDDAELTGDGGVSPRTLLAIQDALGDGGNFNRAETVDQMDVKSSSEEDTMDEVDLSKDVSVVSSQTASSTSHILLSQSQPKSPEDALKPGDVSEDEEKQSATSDQRSVNVDGDQRDEDSRRIVVKTEDENESSSSEESFIDVSDAERLSDTEEPNTKAEEESTNQMASDDVDVKETEEEDHSAGSSSQMKASETELTPAAGEWDQIDVEELEQLERNLQEEQINLKQQQQQQERTSTTVTGQMCQESQELLRLFGVPFIIAPMEAEAQCAALDRLDQTHGTITDDSDIWLFGGRQVFKNFFNQNKYVEHYQSTDMQSQLGLDRTKLINLAYLLGSDYTEGISGVGYVTGMEILNEFPGTGLQPLHEFSKWWSEAQEKKKLTANPKDTKVKKKLRDLNLHPGFPNPAVAQAYLQPTVDQSEASFSWGRPQLELLKEYPYVMCRGKMCFHHMCLHVFLNLSLSSVRTALVGTAEKLKRFYSRCLNSLTLNRRSCASIRSSAWSSRRDSAYVVSVCAEPSPASKEKKERMKMMMILMMKMILPLHLKQIRRSG from the exons ATGGGAGTTCATGGACTGTGGAAGCTCTTGGAGAGCACTGGAAAACCCATTAACCCTGAAACCCTGGAGGGGAAGATTTTAGCTGTCG ATATCAGTATCTGGTTGAATCAGGCAGTCAAAGGTGTCCGGGATCGAGATGGAAATAGTGTTCAGAACGCTCATCTCCTCACTCTCTTCCATCGTCTCTGTAAGCTGCTGTTCTTCCGGATCAAACCCATCTTTGTGTACGATGGAGACGCGCCGCTGCTCAAGAAACAGACACTG GCGCTGAGGAGACAGAGGAGAGAGGAAATGACACGTGAGTCCAAACAGACCAATGAGAAACTTCTCAGGACGTTTCTGAAGAGACAGGCCATCAAAGCTGCTTTAGGAGATCCAAG TCAGGAGTCGATTCCAAGCTTGTCGTCAGTGAGACGAGATGAGACAGATGACATGTATGTCCTACCTGCACTTCCTGCTGATGAAGAGAAAGACAGGAGC AGTTCAGAAGAGGACATTGAAAGAGAAGAAGATGAGTCCGTGCAGACCAACAGCAGATTTCAG GACATCTATGAAAACCCAGATGCCGTCGACATCAATTCAGAAGAGTTTTCACTCATGCCCCCAGAGATCAAACATGAAGTCCTGAAGGAAATGAAGGAGTTTAACAAGAGACGACGCACGCTGTACCACAAACCTCCAGAG CGCTCGAGTGACTTCTCTCAATATCAGCTGGCTGGTCTTCTTCAGAGGAACAATCTCAACCAGCGACTGGAGAACGTCCAACAGGAAATGAGTCATCGGAGCTCTGGTGGGGTGGAACAGCAGTACGGCGAGGGGAAACATCAGAACGTGGAGGTCCGACGTGTCGTATCAGAGGACTCTTCTCATTATATCCTCATTAAAG GGTCTCAGAAGGCCGCTAGCGCCGTGGACAGCCGATCGACTCCTGCGCTGTGGTCTGGCTCTCCGTGGGAGAGGAAAGAGAGACCGAAAGGCAAACCTGAGCCACTGTGGAGACCCATCATTGATGATGACAACAAGCCTTCCTCTTCTTCCACAATACCAGAACAGGTGTGTACTGAAGGACAGCAGCAGTCAGAAGGAGCTCCACCGTCTCCACGTACCCTACAGGCCATTCAGAGCGCCATGATGGACTCCACCTCCTcctctgatgatgatgatggtggtggGGATGAAGCAGTCGTTACGAGAGCTCAAGATGGATGCAGAACGACAGGCTCTGAGCGCAGCGCCAGAAGTATGTCACCTCGAACTTTACACGCCATCCAAAGCGCCATGATGGACGACTCAGAACTCAACAGAAAGCACATCATCGTGAGCAGCTCGGAGGACGAGGACAAACACACAGCTCCTGATGATGCAGAGCTCACTGGAGATGGAGGTGTTTCACCCAGGACTTTGCTGGCCATACAGGATGCTTTAGGAGATGGGGGAAATTTCAATAGAGCTGAAACTGTGGACCAGATGGACGTGAAGAGCAGCTCTGAAGAAGATACAATGGATGAAGTTGATCTCAGTAAAGATGTCTCTGTGGTTTCCTCACAGACGGCATCGAGCACATCTCACATTCTCCTCTCACAATCTCAGCCTAAAAGTCCTGAAGATGCTCTAAAGCCAGGAGATGTTTCAGAGGATGAAGAAAAACAGAGCGCCACCTCTGATCAGAGATCAGTGAATGTTGATGGAGATCAGAGAGATGAGGACAGCAGAAGGATTGTTGTGAAGACAGAAGATGAAAATGAAAGCAGCAGCTCAGAAG AGAGTTTTATTGATGTGTCCGATGCAGAGAGGCTGTCTGATACAGAGGAACCTAACACTAAAGCAGAAGAggaatcaaccaatcagatggCATCAGATGATGTGGATGTGAAGGAgacggaggaagaagatcacAGTGCTGGAAGCAGCAGTCAGATGAAAGCATCAGAAACTGAACTAACACCTGCTGCTGGAGAATGGGATCAGATTGATGTG GAGGAGCTCGAGCAGTTAGAGAGAAATCTACAGGAGGAACAGATCAACctgaaacaacaacaacagcaacaaGAGAGAACCAGCACAACAGTGACAGGACAAATGTGTCAGGAGAGTCag GAGCTGTTGCGTTTGTTCGGTGTGCCCTTTATAATTGCACCGATGGAGGCTGAAGCCCAATGTGCTGCGCTAGATCGTCTGGACCAAACACACGGCACCATCACGGACGACAGTGACATCTGGCTCTTCGGTGGACGTCAAGTCTTCAAGAATTTCTTTAACCAGAACAAATATGTGGAGCATTACCAGTCCACAGACATGCAGAGTCAACTGG GCCTGGATCGGACCAAGCTGATCAATCTGGCCTATCTGCTGGGCAGCGACTACACCGAAGGTATTTCAGGTGTGGGTTACGTCACAGGAATGGAGATACTCAATGAGTTTCCTGGTACTGGACTACAGCCGCTCCATGAATTCAG taaGTGGTGGTCTGAAGCTCAGGAGAAGAAGAAGCTCACTGCTAATCCCAAAGACACAAAGGTCAAGAAGAAGCTCAGAGATCTTAATCTTCATCCTGGTTTTCCAAACCCTGCCGTGGCTCAGGCGTACCTCCAGCCCACAGTGGACCAATCAGAGGCTTCGTTCAGCTGGGGCCGCCCACAACTGGAGCTCCTTAAAGAATATCCTTATGTAATGTGTAGGGgaaagatgtgttttcatcataTGTGTCTGCATGTTTTTCTTAACTTGTCTTTAAGTTCTGTCAGAACCGCTTTGGTTGGAACAGCAGAAAAACTGAAGAGATTTTACAGCCGATGTTTAAACAGTTTAACACTCAACAG ACGCAGCTGCGCATCGATTCGTTCTTCCGCCTGGAGCAGCAGGAGAGACAGTGCATACGTAGTCAGCGTCTGCGCAGAGCCGTCACCTGCctcaaaagaaaagaaagagaggatgaagatgatgatgatattgatgatgaagatgatacTACCTCTCCATCTAAAGCAGATCAGGAGGTCAGGTTAG
- the ercc5 gene encoding DNA excision repair protein ERCC-5 homolog isoform X2, giving the protein MGVHGLWKLLESTGKPINPETLEGKILAVDISIWLNQAVKGVRDRDGNSVQNAHLLTLFHRLCKLLFFRIKPIFVYDGDAPLLKKQTLALRRQRREEMTRESKQTNEKLLRTFLKRQAIKAALGDPSQESIPSLSSVRRDETDDMYVLPALPADEEKDRSSSEEDIEREEDESVQTNSRFQDIYENPDAVDINSEEFSLMPPEIKHEVLKEMKEFNKRRRTLYHKPPERSSDFSQYQLAGLLQRNNLNQRLENVQQEMSHRSSGGVEQQYGEGKHQNVEVRRVVSEDSSHYILIKGSQKAASAVDSRSTPALWSGSPWERKERPKGKPEPLWRPIIDDDNKPSSSSTIPEQVCTEGQQQSEGAPPSPRTLQAIQSAMMDSTSSSDDDDGGGDEAVVTRAQDGCRTTGSERSARSMSPRTLHAIQSAMMDDSELNRKHIIVSSSEDEDKHTAPDDAELTGDGGVSPRTLLAIQDALGDGGNFNRAETVDQMDVKSSSEEDTMDEVDLSKDVSVVSSQTASSTSHILLSQSQPKSPEDALKPGDVSEDEEKQSATSDQRSVNVDGDQRDEDSRRIVVKTEDENESSSSEESFIDVSDAERLSDTEEPNTKAEEESTNQMASDDVDVKETEEEDHSAGSSSQMKASETELTPAAGEWDQIDVEELEQLERNLQEEQINLKQQQQQQERTSTTVTGQMCQESQELLRLFGVPFIIAPMEAEAQCAALDRLDQTHGTITDDSDIWLFGGRQVFKNFFNQNKYVEHYQSTDMQSQLGLDRTKLINLAYLLGSDYTEGISGVGYVTGMEILNEFPGTGLQPLHEFSKWWSEAQEKKKLTANPKDTKVKKKLRDLNLHPGFPNPAVAQAYLQPTVDQSEASFSWGRPQLELLKEYPYNRFGWNSRKTEEILQPMFKQFNTQQTQLRIDSFFRLEQQERQCIRSQRLRRAVTCLKRKEREDEDDDDIDDEDDTTSPSKADQEVRLAGGFIGSNADVQEEEMMLSRNTAGVTHNRKQVSRGAESSSSSSEEEAEQGRSVAMVTARSVFEGKTRGRGRRTAGRGRGRNKL; this is encoded by the exons ATGGGAGTTCATGGACTGTGGAAGCTCTTGGAGAGCACTGGAAAACCCATTAACCCTGAAACCCTGGAGGGGAAGATTTTAGCTGTCG ATATCAGTATCTGGTTGAATCAGGCAGTCAAAGGTGTCCGGGATCGAGATGGAAATAGTGTTCAGAACGCTCATCTCCTCACTCTCTTCCATCGTCTCTGTAAGCTGCTGTTCTTCCGGATCAAACCCATCTTTGTGTACGATGGAGACGCGCCGCTGCTCAAGAAACAGACACTG GCGCTGAGGAGACAGAGGAGAGAGGAAATGACACGTGAGTCCAAACAGACCAATGAGAAACTTCTCAGGACGTTTCTGAAGAGACAGGCCATCAAAGCTGCTTTAGGAGATCCAAG TCAGGAGTCGATTCCAAGCTTGTCGTCAGTGAGACGAGATGAGACAGATGACATGTATGTCCTACCTGCACTTCCTGCTGATGAAGAGAAAGACAGGAGC AGTTCAGAAGAGGACATTGAAAGAGAAGAAGATGAGTCCGTGCAGACCAACAGCAGATTTCAG GACATCTATGAAAACCCAGATGCCGTCGACATCAATTCAGAAGAGTTTTCACTCATGCCCCCAGAGATCAAACATGAAGTCCTGAAGGAAATGAAGGAGTTTAACAAGAGACGACGCACGCTGTACCACAAACCTCCAGAG CGCTCGAGTGACTTCTCTCAATATCAGCTGGCTGGTCTTCTTCAGAGGAACAATCTCAACCAGCGACTGGAGAACGTCCAACAGGAAATGAGTCATCGGAGCTCTGGTGGGGTGGAACAGCAGTACGGCGAGGGGAAACATCAGAACGTGGAGGTCCGACGTGTCGTATCAGAGGACTCTTCTCATTATATCCTCATTAAAG GGTCTCAGAAGGCCGCTAGCGCCGTGGACAGCCGATCGACTCCTGCGCTGTGGTCTGGCTCTCCGTGGGAGAGGAAAGAGAGACCGAAAGGCAAACCTGAGCCACTGTGGAGACCCATCATTGATGATGACAACAAGCCTTCCTCTTCTTCCACAATACCAGAACAGGTGTGTACTGAAGGACAGCAGCAGTCAGAAGGAGCTCCACCGTCTCCACGTACCCTACAGGCCATTCAGAGCGCCATGATGGACTCCACCTCCTcctctgatgatgatgatggtggtggGGATGAAGCAGTCGTTACGAGAGCTCAAGATGGATGCAGAACGACAGGCTCTGAGCGCAGCGCCAGAAGTATGTCACCTCGAACTTTACACGCCATCCAAAGCGCCATGATGGACGACTCAGAACTCAACAGAAAGCACATCATCGTGAGCAGCTCGGAGGACGAGGACAAACACACAGCTCCTGATGATGCAGAGCTCACTGGAGATGGAGGTGTTTCACCCAGGACTTTGCTGGCCATACAGGATGCTTTAGGAGATGGGGGAAATTTCAATAGAGCTGAAACTGTGGACCAGATGGACGTGAAGAGCAGCTCTGAAGAAGATACAATGGATGAAGTTGATCTCAGTAAAGATGTCTCTGTGGTTTCCTCACAGACGGCATCGAGCACATCTCACATTCTCCTCTCACAATCTCAGCCTAAAAGTCCTGAAGATGCTCTAAAGCCAGGAGATGTTTCAGAGGATGAAGAAAAACAGAGCGCCACCTCTGATCAGAGATCAGTGAATGTTGATGGAGATCAGAGAGATGAGGACAGCAGAAGGATTGTTGTGAAGACAGAAGATGAAAATGAAAGCAGCAGCTCAGAAG AGAGTTTTATTGATGTGTCCGATGCAGAGAGGCTGTCTGATACAGAGGAACCTAACACTAAAGCAGAAGAggaatcaaccaatcagatggCATCAGATGATGTGGATGTGAAGGAgacggaggaagaagatcacAGTGCTGGAAGCAGCAGTCAGATGAAAGCATCAGAAACTGAACTAACACCTGCTGCTGGAGAATGGGATCAGATTGATGTG GAGGAGCTCGAGCAGTTAGAGAGAAATCTACAGGAGGAACAGATCAACctgaaacaacaacaacagcaacaaGAGAGAACCAGCACAACAGTGACAGGACAAATGTGTCAGGAGAGTCag GAGCTGTTGCGTTTGTTCGGTGTGCCCTTTATAATTGCACCGATGGAGGCTGAAGCCCAATGTGCTGCGCTAGATCGTCTGGACCAAACACACGGCACCATCACGGACGACAGTGACATCTGGCTCTTCGGTGGACGTCAAGTCTTCAAGAATTTCTTTAACCAGAACAAATATGTGGAGCATTACCAGTCCACAGACATGCAGAGTCAACTGG GCCTGGATCGGACCAAGCTGATCAATCTGGCCTATCTGCTGGGCAGCGACTACACCGAAGGTATTTCAGGTGTGGGTTACGTCACAGGAATGGAGATACTCAATGAGTTTCCTGGTACTGGACTACAGCCGCTCCATGAATTCAG taaGTGGTGGTCTGAAGCTCAGGAGAAGAAGAAGCTCACTGCTAATCCCAAAGACACAAAGGTCAAGAAGAAGCTCAGAGATCTTAATCTTCATCCTGGTTTTCCAAACCCTGCCGTGGCTCAGGCGTACCTCCAGCCCACAGTGGACCAATCAGAGGCTTCGTTCAGCTGGGGCCGCCCACAACTGGAGCTCCTTAAAGAATATCCTTAT AACCGCTTTGGTTGGAACAGCAGAAAAACTGAAGAGATTTTACAGCCGATGTTTAAACAGTTTAACACTCAACAG ACGCAGCTGCGCATCGATTCGTTCTTCCGCCTGGAGCAGCAGGAGAGACAGTGCATACGTAGTCAGCGTCTGCGCAGAGCCGTCACCTGCctcaaaagaaaagaaagagaggatgaagatgatgatgatattgatgatgaagatgatacTACCTCTCCATCTAAAGCAGATCAGGAGGTCAGGTTAGCTGGAGGATTTATAGGATCAAATGCAGATGTGCAAGAGGAGGAGATGATGCTGAGCAGAAACACTGCTGGAGTTACTCACAACAGGAAGCAGGTGTCAAGAGGGGCGGAGTCAAGCAGCTCCAGCTCAGAGGAGGAGGCGGAGCAGGGGCGGAGTGTTGCTATGGTAACTGCACGCTCCGTGTTCGAGGGGAAGACGAGAGGAAGAGGAAGACGCACTGCAGGGAGAGGAAGGGGTAGAAACAAGTTATGA
- the mettl21e gene encoding methyltransferase like 21e, which produces MKSSFILMIYIAGTAVNQTESKIHKRPMRESPTHSLQLHLIRNYQTQHKRTDMDQSGTGDKEVSADVELATEIMKRHFRPSLIKTQAWEGYTFADMEIKIVESTDCYGAVLWPSAMVLCHFLDTHRDEYNLMDKNIIELGAGTGLVTIVTSLLGAKVTSTDLPDVLGNLRHNVKRNTGGRCRHEPNVMELIWGQQLEERFPPSSCKYDYIMAADVVYSHPYLNELMETFIHLCSDNTVILWAMRFRLDPENSFVDRFEKHFHLQELYDLPSLKIKLYRAQKRHGDAA; this is translated from the exons ATGAAATCTTCATTCATCCTGATGATATACAT TGCAGGCactgctgtcaatcaaactgaGAGTAAAATACACAAGAGACCAATGAGAGAGAGCCCAACACACTCACTTCAACTTCATCTTATAAGGAATTATCAAACACAACACAAGAGGACAGACATGGATCAGAGTGGAACCGGTGACAAGG AAGTGTCGGCAGATGTCGAGTTGGCCACAGAGATCATGAAGAGACATTTCCGTCCGTCGCTGATCAAAACACAGGCGTGGGAAGGTTATACCTTTGCAGACATGGAGATTAAAATCGTTGAATCTACAGACTGCTATGGTGCTGTGTTGTGGCCTTCT GCCATGGTGCTGTGCCATTTCTTAGACACTCATCGTGATGAATATAACCTGATGGATAAGAACATCATTGAACTGGGAGCCGGGACAGGACTTGTTACTATAGTAACCAGTCTTCTAG GTGCAAAGGTGACGTCCACTGACCTGCCGGATGTTTTGGGTAACCTGAGGCACAATGTTAAACGTAACACCGGAGGACGCTGTCGCCACGAGCCAAACGTGATGGAGCTCATCTGGGGTCAGCAGCTGGAAGAACGTTTCCCACCATCGTCCTGTAAATATGATTACATCATGGCTGCAGATGTGGTTTACTCTCATCCGTACCTGAATGAGCTGATGGAGACCTTCATACATCTGTGTTCTGATAACACCGTCATCTTATGGGCCATGAGGTTTCGTCTGGATCCGGAGAACAGCTTTGTGGACAGATTTGAGAAACACTTTCACCTGCAGGAGCTCTATGATCTTCCCAGTCTCAAGATCAAGTTGTAcagagcacagaaaagacacgGAGACGCAGCGTAG
- the mettl21ca gene encoding uncharacterized protein mettl21ca isoform X1 has translation MSRFLSMDRERCKRSAVQTLKTQDKVKQEEAEVLYNKSVYTPSEMSSIGKEMYYFAGHEIKIWESLDSFGSVIWPAALALCRYLESNRETVNLRDKAVLEIGAGTGLVSIVASLLGAWVTATDLPEVLANLRCNLSRNTTGRCRYTPQAAELVWGHELERTFPHSVYRYDYVLAADVVYLHDFLAELMLTMKHFCKPGTTLIWANKTRFQSDLVFAENFKKTFNTKLLEDNGEIKIYSATIKEENVETIEKQTAEMINITESNHSREIKQESKTDGVEIQKLPIDQTTVKEMQEVERNEEDEKTDERHREENLNLTDDEETKRNSTENDKQQTHLRLWVPTVYFIPGKEIHYFLGQKIKILESIDSYGATIWPAAVTLCRFLETAEGQQQINLCDKSVLELGAGTGLLSVVITLLGAKLTATDLPEILSNLTSNLNWNTRGHRRHEPLVTQLFWGHKLEETFPRSTHHYDYVIATDVVYHHDYLTELLITMRHFCQPGTTLVWANKIRYATDLGFLDNFQKCFNSRLLVEMDDVRIYVATSRETEEEKNME, from the exons ATGAGCAGATTTCTCAGTATGGATCGTGAGCGATGTAAAAGATCAGCGGTTCAGACCCTGAAAACTCAAGACAAAGTCAAACAGGAGG AAGCTGAAGTTCTCTATAATAAGTCAGTCTATACACCCAGCGAGATGTCCAGCATTGGAAAGGAGATGTATTATTTTGCCGGTCATGAGATCAAGATCTGGGAATCTCTGGATTCGTTCGGCTCCGTCATCTGGCCGGCA GCTCTGGCTCTGTGTCGATATCTCGAGTCGAATCGAGAGACGGTGAATCTTCGAGATAAGGCGGTGCTGGAGATCGGTGCTGGAACCGGCCTTGTGTCTATTGTGGCCAGTTTATTGG GTGCATGGGTGACAGCGACCGACCTACCCGAGGTCCTGGCCAACCTGAGATGTAATTTATCTCGAAACACAACAGGCCGTTGCAGATACACGCCTCAAGCGGCTGAACTCGTCTGGGGTCATGAGCTCGAGCGGACCTTTCCTCATTCGGTCTACAGATATGATTATGTCCTGGCAGCTGATGTGGTTTATCTTCACGATTTCCTAGCAGAATTAATGCTCACCATGAAACATTTCTGCAAGCCGGGCACGACCCTCATCTGGGCCAATAAGACTCGCTTTCAATCCGACCTGGTGTTCGCTGAGAACTTCAAGAAAACCTTCAACACTAAACTGCTGGAAGATAACGGAGAGATAAAGATTTATTCTGCCACCATTAAAGAAGAAAACGTAGAAACGATAGAAAAGCAGACTGCAGAGATGATCAACATTACAGAGTCAAATCATTCAAGAGAAATCAAACAAGAATCAAAGACTGATGGTGTGGAAATACAGAAATTACCGATAGATCAGACGACTGTAAAAGAAATGCAGGAGGTGGAAAGAAATGAAGAAGATGAGAAGACTGATGAGAGACATCGAGAGGAAAACCTGAACCTCACAGATGATGAAGAAACAAAGAGAAACTCAACAGAAAATGACAAACAGCAGACTCATCTGAGATTATGGGTACCTACTGTTTACTTCATACCAggaaaagaaatccattattTCTTAGGTCAGAAGATCAAAATCCTGGAGTCCATTGATTCTTATGGTGCTACGATCTGGCCAGCG GCGGTCACACTCTGTAGATTCTTGGAAACAGCTGAAGGTCAACAACAAATCAATTTATGTGATAAATCTGTTCTTGAACTGGGAGCTGGAACTGGTCTTCTTTCAGTCGTAATCACGCTGTTGG GTGCCAAACTTACAGCCACAGATTTACCGGAGATTCTCAGTAATCTGACATCCAACCTGAACTGGAACACCCGAGGCCATCGGAGACACGAGCCCCTGGTAACTCAACTCTTTTGGGGTCACAAGTTAGAGGAGACCTTCCCCAGATCCACACATCATTATGATTACGTCATAGCCACCGATGTGGTTTATCATCACGACTACCTGACTGAACTTCTCATCACCATGCGTCACTTCTGTCAGCCGGGAACCACGCTGGTCTGGGCAAATAAGATTCGATACGCCACCGATCTGGGCTTCCTAGACAACTTTCAGAAATGTTTTAATAGTAGACTGCTTGTAGAGATGGATGATGTGAGGATTTATGTGGCCACCAGCAGGGAAACAGAAGAGGAGAAGAACATGGAGTAA
- the mettl21ca gene encoding uncharacterized protein mettl21ca isoform X2 has product MDRERCKRSAVQTLKTQDKVKQEEAEVLYNKSVYTPSEMSSIGKEMYYFAGHEIKIWESLDSFGSVIWPAALALCRYLESNRETVNLRDKAVLEIGAGTGLVSIVASLLGAWVTATDLPEVLANLRCNLSRNTTGRCRYTPQAAELVWGHELERTFPHSVYRYDYVLAADVVYLHDFLAELMLTMKHFCKPGTTLIWANKTRFQSDLVFAENFKKTFNTKLLEDNGEIKIYSATIKEENVETIEKQTAEMINITESNHSREIKQESKTDGVEIQKLPIDQTTVKEMQEVERNEEDEKTDERHREENLNLTDDEETKRNSTENDKQQTHLRLWVPTVYFIPGKEIHYFLGQKIKILESIDSYGATIWPAAVTLCRFLETAEGQQQINLCDKSVLELGAGTGLLSVVITLLGAKLTATDLPEILSNLTSNLNWNTRGHRRHEPLVTQLFWGHKLEETFPRSTHHYDYVIATDVVYHHDYLTELLITMRHFCQPGTTLVWANKIRYATDLGFLDNFQKCFNSRLLVEMDDVRIYVATSRETEEEKNME; this is encoded by the exons ATGGATCGTGAGCGATGTAAAAGATCAGCGGTTCAGACCCTGAAAACTCAAGACAAAGTCAAACAGGAGG AAGCTGAAGTTCTCTATAATAAGTCAGTCTATACACCCAGCGAGATGTCCAGCATTGGAAAGGAGATGTATTATTTTGCCGGTCATGAGATCAAGATCTGGGAATCTCTGGATTCGTTCGGCTCCGTCATCTGGCCGGCA GCTCTGGCTCTGTGTCGATATCTCGAGTCGAATCGAGAGACGGTGAATCTTCGAGATAAGGCGGTGCTGGAGATCGGTGCTGGAACCGGCCTTGTGTCTATTGTGGCCAGTTTATTGG GTGCATGGGTGACAGCGACCGACCTACCCGAGGTCCTGGCCAACCTGAGATGTAATTTATCTCGAAACACAACAGGCCGTTGCAGATACACGCCTCAAGCGGCTGAACTCGTCTGGGGTCATGAGCTCGAGCGGACCTTTCCTCATTCGGTCTACAGATATGATTATGTCCTGGCAGCTGATGTGGTTTATCTTCACGATTTCCTAGCAGAATTAATGCTCACCATGAAACATTTCTGCAAGCCGGGCACGACCCTCATCTGGGCCAATAAGACTCGCTTTCAATCCGACCTGGTGTTCGCTGAGAACTTCAAGAAAACCTTCAACACTAAACTGCTGGAAGATAACGGAGAGATAAAGATTTATTCTGCCACCATTAAAGAAGAAAACGTAGAAACGATAGAAAAGCAGACTGCAGAGATGATCAACATTACAGAGTCAAATCATTCAAGAGAAATCAAACAAGAATCAAAGACTGATGGTGTGGAAATACAGAAATTACCGATAGATCAGACGACTGTAAAAGAAATGCAGGAGGTGGAAAGAAATGAAGAAGATGAGAAGACTGATGAGAGACATCGAGAGGAAAACCTGAACCTCACAGATGATGAAGAAACAAAGAGAAACTCAACAGAAAATGACAAACAGCAGACTCATCTGAGATTATGGGTACCTACTGTTTACTTCATACCAggaaaagaaatccattattTCTTAGGTCAGAAGATCAAAATCCTGGAGTCCATTGATTCTTATGGTGCTACGATCTGGCCAGCG GCGGTCACACTCTGTAGATTCTTGGAAACAGCTGAAGGTCAACAACAAATCAATTTATGTGATAAATCTGTTCTTGAACTGGGAGCTGGAACTGGTCTTCTTTCAGTCGTAATCACGCTGTTGG GTGCCAAACTTACAGCCACAGATTTACCGGAGATTCTCAGTAATCTGACATCCAACCTGAACTGGAACACCCGAGGCCATCGGAGACACGAGCCCCTGGTAACTCAACTCTTTTGGGGTCACAAGTTAGAGGAGACCTTCCCCAGATCCACACATCATTATGATTACGTCATAGCCACCGATGTGGTTTATCATCACGACTACCTGACTGAACTTCTCATCACCATGCGTCACTTCTGTCAGCCGGGAACCACGCTGGTCTGGGCAAATAAGATTCGATACGCCACCGATCTGGGCTTCCTAGACAACTTTCAGAAATGTTTTAATAGTAGACTGCTTGTAGAGATGGATGATGTGAGGATTTATGTGGCCACCAGCAGGGAAACAGAAGAGGAGAAGAACATGGAGTAA